A single genomic interval of Nerophis ophidion isolate RoL-2023_Sa linkage group LG11, RoL_Noph_v1.0, whole genome shotgun sequence harbors:
- the LOC133561405 gene encoding zinc finger BED domain-containing protein 4-like has translation MEKSVQPKSSKVWEFFTLNTVKKTVSCKTCSIDLAWHGSTTSLREPLKRKHVGSMDEEKNSRKKQASIRDLVQRKVYTPQQGAALTDSVLNMLVTDMRPLSMVEDDGFRKMIYVLNPGYTLPSRTHFTKLMERKYEQTFQAV, from the exons atggagaaaagtgtacaacctaagtcgtcaaaagtgtgggaATTCTTCACCCTAAACACTGTAAAGAAGACCGtttcctgcaaaacgtgcagcatCGACCTCGCGTGGCACGGAAGTACGACATCGCTTCGGGAGCCCCTTAAGAGGAAGCATGTTGGATCCATGGATGAAGAAAAAAACTCACG aaagaaacaagccagcattagagacttggtcCAAAGGAAGGTGTACACACCACAGCAAGGggctgcattgactgatagtGTTCtaaatatgttggtaactgacatgaggccactatcaatggtggaggatgacggtttcagaaaaatgatttacgtcctcaaccctggttacactcttccctcgaggacccattttacgaaactgatggagaggaagtatgagCAGACATTTCAAGCTGTGTAA